The following coding sequences lie in one Oncorhynchus gorbuscha isolate QuinsamMale2020 ecotype Even-year linkage group LG10, OgorEven_v1.0, whole genome shotgun sequence genomic window:
- the LOC124045193 gene encoding probable G-protein coupled receptor 160: protein MTSGVGLSPQGKSFNMLAIIESWEEEGSYYEDSTGQFLFILLLKVGLNCLVLSMCLRWLHTSFMGVCGLSVFLVDVLLLCAVAAVWFLGSARSPVSICFLLAHASAVFNALPLPMLGLGLLDYASEPRYTTCHDAPCRDLWNYALTLLVWVLAGVHSCCSAVTTLLEVEYEGGRNALGCTVQESVFVVHFSVGISVAICCVMLLHYKQMPLWLKETNRLSVQRDKVNPMLQSHLRFRYAKLQQLGGDEDEQKALSVETERQRPPLYLSLTLDFGTTWASYLVMCIACELLGLAVPAYISINLLWLEFANSVLVGLVFWLKND, encoded by the coding sequence ATGACTTCTGGAGTTGGGCTCAGTCCTCAAGGCAAAAGCTTCAACATGCTGGCCATTATTGAgtcctgggaagaggaggggagctACTACGAGGACAGCACCGGTCAGTTTCTGTTCATCTTGCTGTTAAAGGTGGGCCTGAACTGTCTGGTCCTGTCGATGTGCTTGCGCTGGCTGCACACCTCCTTCATGGGCGTCTGTGGCCTCTCCGTCTTCCTGGtcgatgtgttgttgttgtgcgcTGTGGCGGCTGTGTGGTTCCTCGGATCCGCCCGCTCCCCGGTGTCCATCTGCTTCCTCTTGGCTCATGCCTCAGCCGTATTCAACGCGCTGCCTCTGCCCATGCTGGGCCTGGGGCTGCTGGACTACGCCTCCGAGCCACGCTACACCACGTGCCACGACGCTCCCTGTAGGGACCTATGGAACTATGCCCTGACGCTGCTGGTGTGGGTGCTTGCCGGTGTGCACTCCTGCTGCTCAGCAGTCACCACCCTCCTAGAGGTTGAGTACGAGGGAGGGAGGAACGCTTTAGGGTGCACTGTGCAGGAGTCTGTGTTTGTGGTACATTTCTCAGTGGGGATCTCCGTGGCCATCTGCTGTGTAATGCTGCTCCACTACAAACAGATGCCTTTGTGGCTGAAGGAGACCAACAGGCTGTCAGTGCAGAGGGATAAAGTTAACCCAATGTTGCAGAGCCACTTGAGATTCAGGTATGCCAAGTTACAGCAGCTAGGGGGTGACGAGGACGAGCAGAAAGCACTGTCAGTGGAGACTGAAAGGCAGAGGCCCCCCCTTTACCTCAGCCTGACTTTGGACTTTGGCACAACGTGGGCATCTTACCTGGTCATGTGCATCGCCTGTGAGCTTTTGGGCCTTGCAGTCCCTGCCTACATCAGCATCAACCTCCTATGGTTGGAGTTTGCCAACAGCGTATTGGTGGGGCTGGTGTTTTGGCTCAAGAACGACTGA